A DNA window from Deinococcus malanensis contains the following coding sequences:
- a CDS encoding phosphotransferase enzyme family protein, whose amino-acid sequence MNEAGATFTEGLETLWSVGPVRQITAVCGGSINGAYRVQTRDGTYHLRVYRTPDRTQIDREHAAIAVALASGVPTPALLPAHDGNTVARLHGTGADGAWAALFAQAAGAPIPRSALCMKTASALGAFLAQVHSRLPAEVPFAVPVLCASSVEHTAQRLERIEQAILSLPVLEEIDRWALTRTRQRLAHLRSVPLRDVVPSFPFRFLHGDYHDGNVFFQDWQPASLTDWEQTRRGPRAWEIVRTIDLSLELLPQLCRAFLCAYRAHFPLPCDELQNGARFYAMSQERNVWTYESVYLNGNPGPRRFIRPPPYVPFLTRWQTLK is encoded by the coding sequence GTGAACGAAGCAGGCGCCACCTTCACAGAAGGTCTGGAAACCCTGTGGTCTGTCGGACCAGTCCGGCAGATCACGGCTGTGTGCGGAGGCAGCATCAATGGGGCCTACCGCGTGCAGACCAGAGACGGCACCTATCACCTGCGCGTTTACCGTACGCCAGACCGGACACAGATCGATCGGGAGCACGCGGCCATTGCGGTCGCACTTGCCAGTGGCGTTCCCACCCCTGCGCTGCTGCCTGCCCATGATGGAAATACCGTGGCCCGGCTGCATGGAACCGGGGCCGATGGTGCCTGGGCCGCGCTGTTCGCGCAGGCTGCCGGTGCCCCTATCCCCCGAAGCGCGTTGTGCATGAAGACCGCCTCCGCTCTGGGAGCTTTTCTGGCCCAGGTGCACAGCCGCCTGCCGGCAGAGGTGCCGTTTGCCGTGCCTGTCCTATGCGCCTCCAGCGTGGAGCATACCGCCCAACGGCTGGAGAGAATCGAGCAGGCGATCCTGTCTCTTCCCGTCTTGGAGGAGATAGACCGGTGGGCCCTGACGCGCACCCGGCAACGTCTTGCACACCTCCGTTCTGTACCCCTGCGGGATGTGGTGCCCTCCTTCCCGTTCCGCTTCCTGCATGGTGACTATCACGACGGCAACGTGTTTTTTCAGGACTGGCAGCCTGCATCACTTACTGACTGGGAGCAGACCCGGCGTGGGCCCCGGGCCTGGGAGATTGTCCGGACCATTGACCTGAGTCTGGAGCTGCTCCCTCAGCTGTGTCGGGCCTTTCTGTGTGCCTACCGGGCCCACTTTCCCCTGCCCTGCGACGAACTGCAAAACGGCGCGCGGTTCTACGCCATGTCGCAGGAACGCAATGTCTGGACTTATGAAAGTGTCTATCTGAACGGCAATCCTGGTCCACGCAGGTTTATCCGTCCACCACCGTATGTCCCATTTCTGACCCGCTGGCAGACCCTGAAGTGA
- a CDS encoding helix-turn-helix domain-containing protein: MTLSDQFQNLPKLLKVSEVADFTGTHERTVRRWIRDGRLGAVEHPSGLRVPRRSLWRFLGLDMALSA, from the coding sequence ATGACCCTATCCGATCAGTTCCAGAACCTGCCCAAACTCCTGAAAGTCAGCGAGGTGGCCGACTTTACCGGTACTCACGAACGTACGGTCCGGCGCTGGATCCGGGACGGCCGGCTGGGTGCGGTGGAACATCCCAGTGGCTTGCGGGTGCCGCGCCGCTCGCTCTGGCGTTTCCTCGGCCTGGATATGGCCCTGAGCGCCTGA
- a CDS encoding DUF554 domain-containing protein: MSLVEQLSGTFVNVAAVLLGTLLGLTVGSRLPERTQRTLLQTLSLVTLFIALDMAGNLNRTNGGNIPGVILALISLAAGAVLGEALGIEEALGRLGDSLKRRFRGGGRFTEGFVAASLLFCIGPMTVVGGLQNGLTGDNSTYVLKSTLDGIAALALAGAYGIGVGFSTLTILVVQGGISVAAGYFAASLLGGADPSVLKTNPFVLLLTGTGGLMIAGISWNLMLAGLGWEDRRVRVGSLLPGLLIAPLALWLTRLLLP, translated from the coding sequence ATGAGTCTCGTGGAACAACTGTCAGGCACGTTCGTCAATGTTGCTGCGGTGCTGCTGGGAACCCTGCTGGGTCTGACGGTGGGAAGTCGTCTGCCCGAACGCACTCAGCGGACGCTGCTGCAGACCCTCAGCCTCGTGACCCTGTTTATTGCCCTTGACATGGCCGGCAACCTGAACCGCACCAATGGCGGCAACATTCCCGGAGTGATTCTGGCCCTGATCAGCCTGGCGGCGGGTGCCGTGCTCGGAGAGGCGCTGGGCATAGAAGAGGCCCTGGGCCGACTGGGCGACAGCCTCAAGCGCCGCTTCCGAGGCGGGGGACGCTTTACCGAGGGATTTGTGGCGGCAAGTCTGCTGTTCTGCATCGGACCCATGACCGTGGTGGGAGGCCTGCAGAACGGACTGACCGGTGACAACAGCACCTATGTCCTGAAAAGCACCCTGGACGGTATTGCTGCGCTGGCCCTGGCCGGAGCCTACGGCATCGGGGTGGGCTTCAGCACCCTTACCATTCTGGTGGTGCAGGGCGGTATCAGCGTGGCTGCCGGTTACTTTGCCGCCAGTCTTTTGGGCGGAGCCGACCCATCGGTGCTCAAGACAAATCCCTTTGTGTTGCTTCTGACTGGTACCGGTGGCCTGATGATCGCCGGAATCAGCTGGAACCTGATGCTGGCCGGCCTGGGCTGGGAAGACCGCCGCGTGCGGGTCGGCAGTCTGTTGCCCGGACTTCTGATCGCCCCTCTTGCGCTGTGGCTGACCCGACTTCTGCTGCCGTGA